Proteins from a single region of Macrotis lagotis isolate mMagLag1 chromosome 2, bilby.v1.9.chrom.fasta, whole genome shotgun sequence:
- the COX20 gene encoding cytochrome c oxidase assembly protein COX20, mitochondrial translates to MAPESDAGEPGKGKPFKLLGILDVQNIPCARNSILYGSLGSIVAGFGHFLFTSRIRRSCDVAVGVFILGTLGCWFPCRYNYAKQRIQQRTVQEGIKNKILFESTHLDPERKDISTKSSNS, encoded by the exons ATGGCCCCGGAGAGCGACGCGGGGGAGCCCGGGAAGGGGAAG CCCTTTAAGCTTCTAGGAATTTTGGATGTCCAAAATATACCCTGTGCACGAAACTCTATACTCTATGGATCATTAGGATCTATCGTAGCTGGCTTTGGACATTTTTTATTTACAA GTAGAATTAGAAGATCTTGTGATGTTGCAGTAGGAGTATTTATTTTGGGAACATTAGGATGCTG GTTTCCTTGTAGATATAATTATGCAAAGCAAAGAATCCAGCAAAGAACTGTCcaagaaggaataaaaaacaaGATTTTGTTTGAAAGCACCCACCTTGATCCTGAAAGAAAAGATATCAGCACCAAAAGTAGCAATTCCTAA